From a single Pyxicephalus adspersus chromosome 11, UCB_Pads_2.0, whole genome shotgun sequence genomic region:
- the LOC140341442 gene encoding uncharacterized protein has translation MSKPDVLSIMENVDEPFGQENNQARASRVEISECWPTGRTEEPRSFAPLVGKIPKEQSTSQNSQSTLIVNEIEHQDNHWREKAVHPMINNEPVCQTDSSSVEYSFPAEQSSPTSLPVLEKTRSREEDIVEQAVQGAQITGTGEDASAPLVLHGVSSMPSNFGKPEKGDVEASRPHGWSNVGHQSKTLETSRRKDDEPAEQPNQRFWGLFQCSFCNFVFQDLSELLQHQETHNQEKFQGIGNEVSRPDSQQQQPMLEWRRYRCIVCDKTFCKQSSLVTHLRIHTGEKPFSCHVCRRKFNQRTSLTVHLRTHTGEAPFPCSKCNRSFRQQSNLTHHMKSHQRTEDGDGAEWSEENTAPSIPFMYLISEADESNSEVWGSKIPFIKGDKGEDHGSCKRPYVCGHCFKRFTHQSNLLVHQRIHTGDRSYRCQECGKHFTRRTSLMVHLRGHTGEMPYSCVQCGKSFRQQSNLLYHMKSHVMPVEPKVDSSAEHEQSGKLSGQLIGPSGQYVERENLQLLNSGGGRIEESQVRAFQCTQCAKWFPSSHSLLLHQKLHVEQPSTVMHRREIQVPCPINRGLPHTYTENLLLPRQEHDGYPPQPFKLSPRTEGTSAVGTLNSLESNLIPQPGHSSGFQRVVSHSSEGTSVKGPYHVLGRGRPRKVTLLGQGHGQMGALFGGKAVHKCWKCPRYFNNKSNLIVHLRIHTGEKPFQCWLCEKRFRQQSNLIQHLKNHEDVLGDDLIPRPRKILHKEHLNGKNGSGLGLLHSSSTAQPRLGFLPFDGSPIHHNGQLYEAPHTIHLGDIASSTECISNNLDTSNSPTSAERTYKCSSCFKTFNHKSNLLVHERIHSGDKTYRCLECGKHFSQRTSLMVHLRTHTGEMPYSCLQCRRRFRQQSNLLYHIKTNTVQGQLNCTPENLPSSPIIPRLEPVVEASMSSNMEASPGPPPPWVHLEDSPKNDTASQEVGKAEYHCPACDKVFTHQSNLLVHQRIHSGERTYHCHECNRQFSQRTSLMIHLRTHTGEMPYACQCCGKRFRQQSNLLYHLKSHVGQGITIDASQTAEYAVPRARGRPRKSESNDMAREKGVIPRGKRTYKCTECPRRYNLMSNLVAHQKSHDLQPLYSCLECGDSFLHQGYLSVHKKQHSKVSTPHHGVQFCWRPNHELMDARSPGAEPERSAVYTQQEKQ, from the exons ATGTCTAAACCGGATGTTTTGTCGATAATGGAAAATGTAGACGAGCCATTCGGTCAGGAAAACAATCAAGCCAGAGCAAGTCGTGTAGAaa TTTCAGAATGTTGGCCAACCGGAAGAACAGAAGAGCCAAGATCATTTGCACCACTTGTGGGAAAGATACCCAAAGAGCAATCCACTTCACAAAACTCACAATCCACACTTATTGTAAATGAGATTGAACACCAAGACAACCATTGGAGGGAGAAAGCAGTCCATCCAATGATTAACAATGAGCCAGTGTGCCAGACGGACAGCAGTTCAGTTGAATATAGTTTCCCAGCTGAACAAAGCTCACCAACATCACTGCCTGTTTTGGAGAAGACGAGAAGCAGAGAAGAGGACATTGTAGAGCAAGCAGTGCAAGGTGCACAGATTACTGGAACAGGGGAGGATGCTAGTGCACCACTGGTACTTCATGGTGTTTCCTCGATGCCAAGCAATTTTGGTAAACCTGAAAAGGGAGACGTGGAAGCGTCAAGGCCTCATGGATGGTCCAACGTTGGTCATCAAAGCAAGACCCTAGAGACAAGTAGAAGAAAAGATGATGAACCAGCAGAACAGCCAAACCAGAGGTTTTGGGGTCTCTTTCAATGCTCcttttgcaattttgtttttcaggatcTTTCAGAACTTCTGCAACATCAAGAAACCCATAATCAGGAGAAGTTTCAGGGCATTGGAAATGAAGTGTCCCGTCCTGACTCTCAACAGCAACAACCTATGTTGGAGTGGAGGAGATACCGATGCATAGTGTGCGATAAGACTTTCTGCAAACAGTCCTCACTGGTTACACACTTACGTATACATACTGGTGAGAAACCCTTTTCTTGTCATGTATGTAGGAGAAAATTTAATCAACGTACAAGCCTCACTGTCCACTTACGCACCCACACGGGGGAGGCGCCATTTCCCTGTAGCAAATGTAACAGAAGCTTTCGACAGCAGTCTAATCTCACTCACCACATGAAAAGTCATCAGAGAACTGAAGATGGTGATGGAGCTGAGTGGAGTGAAGAAAACACTGCTCCCAGTATTCCATTCATGTATCTAATATCTGAAGCAGATGAGAGTAACAGTGAAGTATGGGGCAGCAAAATTCCCTTTATTAAGGGTGATAAGGGAGAAGATCATGGCTCCTGTAAAAGACCCTATGTATGTGGGCATTGTTTCAAACGATTTACGCATCAGTCAAACCTCTTGGTCCACCAACGCATTCACACAGGGGACCGATCTTACCGCTGCCAAGAATGCGGCAAACATTTCACTAGAAGGACAAGCTTGATGGTCCATCTCCGTGGCCACACAGGAGAGATGCCTTATTCGTGTGTACAGTGTGGAAAGAGTTTTCGCCAACAGTCCAACCTTCTCTACCATATGAAAAGTCATGTGATGCCAGTTGAGCCCAAAGTAGACAGCTCTGCGGAGCATGAACAGTCTGGGAAGCTCTCTGGGCAGCTAATAGGGCCATCTGGACAGTATGTAGAGCGAGAGaatttacaattattaaataGTGGTGGTGGGAGAATTGAAGAAAGCCAAGTGAGAGCATTTCAGTGTACCCAATGTGCAAAATGGTTTCCAAGTTCACACAGCCTTCTGCTGCACCAAAAACTGCATGTGGAGCAACCCAGTACTGTCATGCATCGTAGAGAAATACAGGTCCCGTGTCCCATTAATAGAGGCCTTCCACATACATACACTGAAAACTTGCTGTTACCTCGTCAAGAGCATGATGGCTATCCACCACAACCTTTCAAGCTTTCACCTCGAACAGAAGGCACCAGTGCTGTGGGAACACTGAACAGTCTAGAATCCAACCTTATTCCTCAACCAGGACATAGCTCTGGTTTCCAGAGAGTTGTAAGTCACAGTTCTGAGGGAACATCTGTTAAAGGGCCTTACCATGTtctaggaagaggaagaccaagGAAAGTGACTTTGCTAGGACAGGGTCATGGCCAGATGGGAGCATTATTTGGAGGGAAAGCAGTACATAAGTGTTGGAAGTGCCCTCGTTATTTTAACAACAAGTCAAATTTAATTGTCCACTTGCGTATCCATACTGGGGAGAAACCTTTTCAGTGTTGGCTCTGCGAGAAGAGATTTAGGCAGCAGTCTAATCTGATCCAGCACCTTAAGAATCATGAAGATGTTCTTGGAGACGACCTTATACCTCGGCCAAGAAAAATTTTACATAAAGAACATCTAAATGGAAAGAATGGTTCGGGTTTGGGATTGCTTCACTCCTCAAGCACAGCTCAGCCTCGTTTGGGTTTCCTTCCTTTTGATGGAAGCCCCATACATCACAATGGTCAGCTCTACGAGGCTCCTCACACCATACATCTAGGTGATATAGCATCTAGTACAGAGTGTATATCTAACAATTTAGACACCAGTAACTCGCCAACATCAGCTGAAAGGACATATAAATGCAGCAgttgttttaaaactttcaatCACAAATCCAACCTTTTGGTCCATGAGCGCATCCACTCAGGAGATAAGACTTACCGTTGCCTGGAGTGTGGCAAACACTTTAGCCAGCGCACCAGCCTGATGGTACATTTAAGAACTCATACAGGTGAGATGCCTTATTCTTGCCTTCAGTGCCGGAGACGTTTCCGGCAGCAGTCTAACCTACTTTATCATATAAAGACAAACACAGTTCAAGGGCAGCTAAATTGCACGCCAGAAAACCTGCCAAGTTCACCAATAATTCCTAGGCTAGAGCCAGTGGTTGAAGCTAGTATGAGCTCCAACATGGAGGCATCTCCTGGGCCTCCACCTCCTTGGGTGCATTTGGAAGACAGTCCTAAAAATGATACTGCATCACAAGAGGTTGGGAAAGCTGAGTACCACTGCCCTGCTTGTGACAAAGTATTTACTCACCAATCAAACCTCCTAGTTCATCAGAGGATCCATTCCGGAGAACGTACCTACCACTGCCATGAGTGTAACCGCCAGTTTAGTCAGCGTACCAGCCTAATGATTCACTTGCGTACCCATACTGGAGAAATGCCCTATGCATGCCAGTGTTGTGGCAAGCGTTTTCGACAGCAGTCAAACCTCTTGTACCATTTGAAAAGCCACGTAGGGCAGGGGATCACCATTGATGCTAGTCAAACTGCAGAATATGCAGTGCCCAGGGCTAGAGGTCGTCCTCGTAAATCTGAATCCAACGACATGGCAAGGGAAAAAGGAGTCATACCCCGCGGCAAGCGTACATACAAGTGTACAGAATGCCCCAGGCGCTATAACCTCATGTCTAATCTTGTTGCTCACCAGAAGTCACATGATCTGCAGCCTTTGTACAGCTGCTTGGAATGTGGAGACAGCTTCCTCCATCAGGGTTACCTTTCTGTGCACAAGAAGCAGCACTCCAAGGTTAGCACTCCTCATCATGGAGTACAGTTCTGCTGGAGACCAAACCATGAGTTAATGGATGCTCGAAGTCCAGGTGCAGAGCCTGAAAGAAGTGCTGTATACACACAGCAGGAAAAGCAGTGA